The following are from one region of the Actinopolyspora halophila DSM 43834 genome:
- a CDS encoding cell division protein FtsQ/DivIB, with amino-acid sequence MREAGRGRSSGGRTSSRTRGRRDGNEPSGGFRVGRWVVLVSLALITTGTVLVFFTPVLGVRSVRVSGTEVLESTRVSRVASIDEGTPIVRVDRAAVRERVAGISRVESVGVRVVWPSTVRVRVVEREPVLFERIPDGVRLVDDNGVGFAEVTEPPREMPELRLPEDDGRQRTEDAITAFTSLDEKVRKQVRVVELDGSGRVRLLLTRERTVEWGSARESELKAAVLPALLTRQGRVYDVTAPELPTVS; translated from the coding sequence ATGAGGGAGGCGGGGCGAGGGCGTTCCTCCGGGGGACGTACGAGCTCGCGGACACGGGGACGCCGTGACGGGAACGAGCCCTCGGGCGGGTTCCGGGTCGGCCGATGGGTCGTTCTCGTCTCGCTCGCTCTGATCACCACGGGTACCGTGCTCGTCTTCTTCACCCCGGTTCTCGGAGTTCGTTCGGTGCGGGTGAGCGGTACCGAGGTGCTCGAATCGACCCGGGTGAGCCGGGTGGCCTCCATCGACGAGGGCACTCCGATAGTGCGCGTGGACCGCGCGGCCGTCCGCGAACGGGTGGCGGGGATCTCCCGAGTGGAATCCGTCGGTGTGCGGGTGGTTTGGCCCTCGACCGTGCGGGTTCGTGTCGTGGAGCGTGAACCGGTCCTGTTCGAACGGATCCCCGACGGTGTCAGACTGGTCGACGACAACGGGGTCGGTTTCGCGGAGGTGACCGAACCGCCCAGGGAAATGCCCGAACTCCGCCTTCCGGAGGACGATGGCAGGCAACGGACCGAAGACGCGATCACGGCGTTCACTTCGTTGGACGAGAAGGTCCGTAAGCAGGTTCGGGTGGTGGAGCTCGACGGATCCGGTCGGGTACGGCTGCTGTTGACGCGGGAACGCACCGTCGAGTGGGGCAGCGCGCGCGAGTCGGAGCTCAAGGCCGCGGTGCTTCCCGCACTGCTCACCAGGCAGGGCCGGGTTTACGACGTCACGGCTCCGGAATTGCCCACCGTGTCCTGA
- a CDS encoding spermidine synthase has protein sequence MSTVAGERVATAHSPRGETVLSRREDGTLELRVNGVFVMDTAHTASERALARNALDAFLGARKPSRGGTRVLIGGLGLGFTLHEVLGYSDVDSVVVSEIEPAVVEWFLQGLVPEVAADRLDERVALHTAEIAESVSGQQDSTLDIVLLDVDNGPGYLVRSENASVYGTSFLRQCRDKLSPGGLLAVWSSAPAPELAESVREVFGSVEQRAVPVTLGSLETEYHLYTGVS, from the coding sequence GTGTCAACCGTGGCAGGTGAACGGGTGGCGACAGCGCACTCCCCTCGTGGCGAGACGGTGTTGTCGCGCCGGGAGGACGGAACGCTCGAACTGCGGGTCAACGGCGTGTTCGTCATGGACACCGCGCACACGGCCAGTGAACGCGCGCTGGCCCGCAACGCCCTCGACGCGTTCCTCGGGGCCCGGAAACCCTCACGAGGCGGCACAAGGGTACTCATCGGTGGTCTCGGTCTCGGATTCACGCTGCACGAGGTACTCGGTTACTCCGATGTCGACAGTGTTGTCGTGTCCGAGATCGAACCGGCGGTCGTGGAATGGTTCCTGCAGGGGCTGGTGCCCGAAGTCGCAGCCGACCGCCTCGACGAGCGCGTGGCATTGCACACCGCGGAAATCGCCGAATCGGTGTCCGGACAGCAGGACTCCACCCTGGACATCGTTCTGCTCGACGTGGACAACGGCCCCGGGTACCTGGTGCGTTCCGAGAACGCTTCCGTGTACGGAACGAGCTTTCTGCGACAGTGCCGTGACAAGCTCAGTCCCGGCGGACTGCTGGCCGTCTGGTCGTCCGCACCGGCTCCCGAACTGGCCGAGTCCGTCCGCGAGGTCTTCGGTTCCGTGGAACAACGTGCTGTTCCGGTGACGCTGGGTTCGCTGGAAACCGAGTACCACCTCTACACCGGCGTGAGCTGA
- the murC gene encoding UDP-N-acetylmuramate--L-alanine ligase — protein sequence MSGDAAGGRSSAEEALAPRTDELLSHLHLVGIGGAGMSGIARILLARGERVSGSDARDSRTVLALRTQGARVGIGHHEDNLDQYTDPPSAVVVSTAIDAENPELVGARDRGIPVLGRAEALAALMRDHRVACVTGTHGKTSTTSMLTVALQHCRLDPSFAIGGDLNDSGANAHHGDGGVFVAEADESDGSFLVFSPEIAVVTNVEPDHLDHHGTIEAYTEVFERFVERVEPGGVLIAGVDDPGAAALADRAENAGFRVRRYGSTVVGDDDARLVEYHPRHGRSLVELRLGEGGVTRSVELFVSVPGEHMAGNAVAALLAGLELGAPLDGLLEGLAAFGGVRRRFEFKGRADGVRVYDDYAHHPTEVRVQLRAARTEVDSGRLVVVFQPHLFSRTAAFAEEFAEALALADEVVVLDVYGAREQPQPGVSGELISEAVPLPLERVHYEPSMTEVPLRIAELVRPGDVVLTMGAGDVTMLGPEILTEVGNRSTTRSEPSDTEPS from the coding sequence GTGAGCGGTGACGCAGCCGGCGGACGGAGTTCCGCGGAGGAGGCGCTCGCACCGAGGACGGACGAGTTGCTCTCCCACCTGCATCTGGTCGGCATCGGCGGGGCGGGCATGAGCGGAATCGCTCGTATCCTGCTGGCCAGGGGAGAGCGGGTTTCCGGCTCGGACGCCCGCGACTCCCGCACCGTGCTCGCGCTGCGGACCCAGGGAGCCAGGGTCGGGATCGGCCATCACGAGGACAACCTGGACCAGTACACGGACCCGCCGAGCGCCGTGGTCGTGTCCACGGCGATCGATGCGGAGAATCCGGAACTGGTGGGGGCACGTGACCGTGGCATCCCCGTTCTGGGGCGCGCCGAGGCGTTGGCCGCGCTGATGCGTGATCACCGGGTCGCCTGCGTGACCGGCACCCACGGGAAGACCTCCACGACTTCGATGCTCACGGTGGCCCTGCAGCACTGCAGGCTCGACCCGTCCTTCGCGATCGGTGGCGATCTCAACGACTCGGGGGCGAACGCCCATCACGGCGACGGAGGCGTGTTCGTGGCCGAAGCCGACGAGAGCGACGGGTCCTTCCTCGTGTTCTCGCCCGAGATCGCCGTGGTTACCAACGTGGAACCCGATCACCTCGACCACCACGGCACCATCGAGGCATACACCGAGGTGTTCGAGAGGTTCGTCGAGCGTGTCGAGCCGGGTGGGGTCCTGATCGCCGGAGTGGATGATCCCGGTGCGGCGGCCCTCGCCGACCGGGCCGAAAACGCCGGTTTCCGTGTTCGTCGTTACGGTTCCACCGTCGTGGGCGACGACGACGCACGACTCGTCGAGTATCACCCGCGCCACGGCAGGAGCCTGGTCGAGTTGCGGCTCGGCGAAGGTGGCGTCACCCGGTCCGTGGAGTTGTTCGTCTCCGTGCCGGGGGAGCACATGGCCGGCAACGCGGTGGCGGCGTTGCTCGCGGGACTCGAGTTGGGGGCGCCGTTGGACGGGTTGCTGGAAGGGCTGGCCGCGTTCGGCGGGGTGCGCCGTCGTTTCGAGTTCAAGGGCAGGGCCGACGGGGTGCGCGTCTACGATGACTACGCCCATCACCCCACGGAGGTGCGTGTGCAGCTGCGCGCCGCCCGTACCGAGGTGGACTCCGGCAGGCTCGTCGTGGTTTTCCAGCCGCATTTGTTCTCCAGGACCGCTGCTTTCGCCGAGGAGTTCGCCGAGGCGCTGGCCCTGGCCGACGAGGTGGTGGTGCTCGATGTGTACGGAGCGCGGGAACAACCGCAGCCCGGTGTTTCCGGGGAGTTGATCTCCGAGGCCGTGCCCCTTCCCCTGGAGCGGGTGCACTACGAGCCGTCGATGACCGAGGTGCCCCTCCGGATCGCCGAGTTGGTTCGCCCCGGTGACGTCGTGCTGACCATGGGCGCGGGCGATGTCACCATGCTCGGTCCGGAGATCCTGACCGAAGTGGGCAACCGGAGCACGACGCGATCGGAACCGAGTGACACGGAGCCGTCATGA
- a CDS encoding YggT family protein has product MEPALIVLYYLLFFFWLLLIARIVVELVRAFARDWRPSGGVAIVLETIYTVTDPPVRLLRRVIPTVRIGNVGLDLSIMVLLLVVYILMRLAQPG; this is encoded by the coding sequence GTGGAACCGGCCCTGATCGTTCTTTACTATCTACTGTTCTTCTTCTGGTTGCTGCTCATCGCCCGTATCGTGGTGGAGCTCGTGCGCGCGTTCGCTCGCGACTGGCGCCCCAGTGGCGGGGTTGCAATCGTGCTGGAGACCATCTACACAGTGACCGACCCACCCGTACGCTTGTTGCGTCGGGTGATCCCGACGGTCCGGATCGGCAACGTCGGGTTGGACTTGTCCATTATGGTGCTGCTGCTGGTCGTGTATATCTTGATGCGACTGGCTCAACCCGGGTAA
- a CDS encoding cell division protein SepF has product MSKLHKLKAYFGMVPAEEVDEYDEARDGYASDYDEYDAPEDRIGGSRRFSGARGASQDEEQENEHDEQPRPRAPRGRRQWSSDAPVRGSLAVDPNLEQTPRLRAVTDTGSQYSLSKITTLHPRSYSEARTIGEQYRDGTPVIMNLTEMDEADAKRLVDFAAGLAFAMRGSIEKVTNRVFLLSPPNVDVAAEDKRRLAEGAFFNYG; this is encoded by the coding sequence ATGAGTAAGCTACACAAGCTGAAGGCGTACTTCGGTATGGTCCCGGCCGAAGAAGTCGACGAGTATGACGAAGCGCGGGATGGTTACGCGTCGGACTACGACGAGTACGACGCGCCCGAGGATCGTATCGGCGGTAGCCGTCGGTTCTCCGGGGCGCGCGGCGCTTCTCAGGACGAGGAACAAGAGAATGAGCATGACGAGCAGCCACGCCCCCGGGCTCCCCGTGGGCGTAGGCAGTGGTCGAGCGACGCCCCGGTGCGGGGCTCCTTGGCCGTGGATCCGAACCTGGAGCAGACTCCACGGTTGCGCGCGGTGACCGATACTGGCAGCCAGTACAGTCTGAGTAAGATCACCACCCTGCATCCGCGGAGTTACAGTGAGGCGCGGACCATTGGTGAGCAATATCGCGACGGCACTCCGGTGATCATGAACCTGACCGAGATGGACGAGGCCGATGCCAAACGGCTGGTGGACTTCGCCGCCGGATTGGCGTTCGCGATGCGCGGGTCCATCGAAAAGGTGACCAATCGGGTGTTTTTGCTCTCACCTCCCAACGTCGACGTGGCGGCGGAGGACAAACGGCGCCTCGCCGAGGGGGCCTTTTTCAATTATGGGTAA
- the pgeF gene encoding peptidoglycan editing factor PgeF: MLIRRVVTTREGGYSRPPFDSFNLGGRVGDDPDALAANQAKLARGIGIDEHRFVWMEQVHGRTATVVDGPRDEPVEVTDALVTAVPRLPLVVLTADCVPVLLGDPVSGVVGAVHAGRVGARVGVLVSALREMVAAGARIDRVEALLGPAACGDCYEVPAEMRDDVERALPASSAKTRSGTPGVDLRAGLWEQLAAAGVGRIGQDPRCTIESSELFSHRRDGERTGRIAAVVWSESEGQQ, from the coding sequence TTGCTGATACGTCGTGTCGTCACGACTCGTGAGGGCGGGTATTCCCGTCCGCCGTTCGATTCGTTCAACCTCGGAGGACGTGTCGGCGACGACCCCGACGCGCTGGCGGCGAACCAAGCCAAATTGGCCCGGGGCATCGGGATCGACGAGCACCGCTTCGTGTGGATGGAACAGGTCCACGGCAGGACCGCCACGGTGGTGGACGGTCCTCGTGACGAGCCTGTGGAGGTCACGGACGCGCTGGTGACCGCGGTCCCCCGGCTTCCGCTGGTGGTGTTGACCGCCGACTGCGTTCCGGTACTGCTCGGTGACCCGGTCAGTGGGGTGGTCGGGGCCGTGCACGCCGGGCGCGTGGGGGCACGTGTCGGAGTGCTCGTCTCCGCGTTGCGCGAGATGGTCGCCGCAGGCGCGCGGATCGATCGTGTCGAGGCGTTGCTCGGACCGGCGGCTTGCGGCGATTGCTATGAGGTTCCCGCCGAGATGCGGGACGATGTCGAGCGGGCGTTGCCTGCAAGTTCGGCCAAGACCCGCAGCGGAACCCCCGGGGTCGATCTGCGCGCGGGGCTGTGGGAGCAGCTGGCCGCGGCAGGAGTGGGCAGGATCGGTCAGGATCCGCGCTGCACCATCGAGTCCTCCGAGCTGTTCAGTCATCGGCGGGACGGCGAGCGCACGGGCAGAATCGCGGCGGTCGTGTGGTCCGAATCGGAGGGACAGCAGTGA
- a CDS encoding YggS family pyridoxal phosphate-dependent enzyme, whose product MSDAVAERRRAELAEALEETRARIARACASAGRSTDEVELLAVTKTFPASDAALLADLGVLDLAENKEQEARPKTEEFARLRPESGARWHMVGQLQRNKARSVARWADVVESVDSRRLAEALQRAVGNALEAGERSRPLDVLLQVNLEQRADRGGCSPEELPELAEIITRMCEIRLRGVMGVAPLGEDPSVAFATLSEISERLRRDFPEARDLSAGMSGDLESAIAHGSTRVRVGTALLGGRRLVSP is encoded by the coding sequence GTGAGTGACGCGGTTGCCGAGCGGCGTCGTGCCGAACTCGCAGAGGCCTTGGAGGAGACCAGGGCACGGATAGCTCGCGCGTGCGCATCCGCGGGGCGGTCCACCGACGAGGTGGAGTTGCTCGCGGTGACCAAGACTTTTCCCGCGAGCGATGCGGCCCTGCTCGCCGATCTCGGAGTGCTCGATCTCGCGGAGAACAAGGAGCAGGAGGCACGGCCCAAGACCGAGGAGTTCGCCCGATTGCGTCCCGAATCCGGGGCGCGTTGGCACATGGTGGGGCAGCTGCAGCGGAACAAGGCTCGTTCGGTGGCCCGATGGGCGGACGTCGTGGAGTCGGTGGACAGCAGGCGTCTTGCCGAGGCGCTGCAGCGTGCCGTCGGCAACGCCCTGGAGGCCGGTGAGCGTTCGCGTCCGTTGGACGTGTTGCTACAGGTGAATCTGGAGCAGCGTGCCGATCGTGGTGGTTGTTCTCCCGAAGAGCTCCCCGAATTGGCGGAGATCATCACTCGGATGTGTGAGATTCGACTCCGTGGTGTTATGGGTGTTGCCCCGTTGGGCGAAGATCCCAGTGTGGCGTTCGCCACCCTTTCGGAGATTTCCGAGCGTCTCCGACGGGACTTCCCCGAAGCTCGGGACTTGTCGGCGGGAATGAGTGGGGACCTGGAGAGTGCGATAGCCCACGGTTCGACCCGTGTGCGTGTCGGAACGGCGTTGCTCGGCGGTCGCCGGTTAGTCTCGCCGTGA
- a CDS encoding DivIVA domain-containing protein, whose amino-acid sequence MGLTPADVHNVAFSKPPIGKRGYNEDEVDAFLDLVEAELARLVEENGDLRNQVEQLESQLQSAHSDLDEARSQPASSEGAEESAPAASASSEEPRRLQPVPPPAASEQTSPGGDQHVQAAKVLGLAQEMADRLTGEAKTESDSMLSEARTKSEQLLSDARTKADSMVNDARSRAETMLNDARSRAETLERQAREKAAGLERDAQHKHAEVMGNITQEKNALEKKIETLRTFEREYRSRLQSYLESQLRELQDRGSAAPAESSGGARSAGQQQSGSYNFGARAAEAG is encoded by the coding sequence GTGGGCCTGACCCCGGCCGACGTCCATAACGTGGCGTTCAGCAAACCTCCGATCGGCAAGCGGGGCTACAACGAGGACGAGGTGGACGCGTTCCTCGATCTCGTTGAAGCCGAGCTTGCGCGGCTCGTGGAGGAAAACGGCGACTTGCGGAATCAGGTCGAGCAGCTGGAGTCGCAGCTGCAGTCCGCTCATTCCGATCTCGACGAGGCGCGTAGCCAGCCCGCTTCGAGCGAGGGGGCTGAGGAGAGCGCCCCGGCCGCGAGTGCGAGCTCCGAGGAACCCCGTAGATTGCAGCCCGTGCCGCCACCGGCGGCTTCCGAGCAGACCTCGCCCGGTGGTGATCAACACGTCCAGGCCGCCAAGGTGCTGGGGCTGGCTCAGGAGATGGCCGACCGGTTGACGGGCGAGGCCAAGACCGAATCCGACAGCATGCTCTCCGAGGCGCGGACCAAGTCCGAGCAGTTGCTCTCGGATGCGCGTACCAAGGCCGACAGCATGGTCAACGACGCGCGAAGTCGGGCGGAGACGATGCTCAACGACGCGCGGAGTCGGGCGGAGACCCTGGAGCGTCAGGCCAGGGAGAAGGCTGCGGGGCTGGAACGGGACGCGCAGCACAAGCACGCCGAGGTGATGGGCAACATCACGCAGGAGAAGAACGCGCTCGAGAAGAAGATCGAGACGCTGCGTACTTTCGAACGCGAGTATCGTTCACGGCTGCAGAGTTATCTCGAATCGCAGCTGCGTGAACTCCAGGACCGCGGTTCCGCCGCTCCGGCCGAGAGCTCCGGTGGGGCCAGGTCCGCGGGACAACAGCAAAGCGGCAGCTACAACTTCGGTGCCCGGGCGGCGGAAGCCGGCTGA
- the ftsZ gene encoding cell division protein FtsZ — MTPPHNYLAVIKVVGIGGGGVNAVNRMIEVGLKGVEFIAVNTDAQALLMSDADVKLDIGRELTRGLGAGAAPDVGYQAADDHKDEIEEVLKGADMVFVTAGEGGGTGTGGAPVIASVARKLGALTIGVVTRPFSFEGKRRASQAEQGIKDLRDECDTLIVIPNDRLLQLGDIGVSLMDAFRSADEVLLSGVQGITDLITTPGLINLDFADVKSVMSDAGSALMGIGSARGEGRAVEAAQKAINSPLLEASMEGAHGVLLAIAGGSDLGLFEINESASLVQESAHPEANIIFGTVIDDSLGDEVRVTVIAAGFDAGAPTHKKLDPDKVGSRDESEDAVVGKGQVVDGQAEPVQQQQEAPQQVSGQRPGVGEQAGRTEAVADERPYRPSGQEEPAQSPGESERTSVLGNARGPMPSGGDSGAAAADAERSEQHFGTGEQRSGQPGAGPIGNDGSTISGEQQGGGAQRPTGGYPANPNANSAANPTANSTGFGGSLLGRSRNQNDDDNDDEVDIPPFMRR, encoded by the coding sequence ATGACGCCCCCGCACAACTACCTCGCGGTGATTAAAGTCGTCGGCATCGGTGGCGGCGGTGTAAACGCCGTGAATCGGATGATCGAGGTCGGGCTCAAAGGCGTCGAGTTCATCGCGGTGAACACCGACGCACAGGCCCTCCTGATGTCGGATGCCGACGTCAAGCTCGATATCGGCCGTGAGCTGACGCGCGGACTGGGTGCCGGTGCGGCACCTGATGTCGGCTATCAGGCAGCCGACGATCACAAGGACGAGATCGAGGAGGTACTCAAGGGCGCCGACATGGTCTTCGTCACCGCCGGTGAGGGTGGTGGGACCGGTACCGGTGGCGCCCCGGTGATCGCCTCCGTCGCGCGCAAACTGGGCGCGCTGACCATCGGTGTGGTTACCCGTCCGTTCTCCTTCGAGGGCAAGCGCAGGGCGTCCCAGGCGGAACAGGGGATAAAGGACCTGCGGGACGAGTGCGACACGCTGATCGTCATCCCGAACGACCGGCTGCTGCAGCTCGGCGACATCGGCGTGAGCCTCATGGACGCCTTCCGGTCCGCCGACGAGGTGCTGCTTTCCGGTGTTCAGGGCATTACGGACCTGATCACCACTCCAGGTTTGATCAACCTGGACTTCGCCGACGTGAAAAGCGTCATGTCGGACGCGGGCAGCGCCCTGATGGGGATCGGTTCGGCCAGAGGTGAGGGCAGAGCGGTGGAGGCTGCCCAGAAGGCGATCAACTCCCCGTTGCTCGAGGCTTCCATGGAGGGAGCCCACGGTGTTCTGCTGGCCATCGCGGGTGGTTCCGATCTCGGGCTGTTCGAGATCAACGAGTCCGCCTCGTTGGTGCAGGAGTCCGCGCATCCGGAGGCGAACATCATCTTCGGCACGGTCATCGACGACTCCCTCGGGGACGAGGTCAGGGTGACCGTGATCGCGGCGGGCTTCGACGCCGGAGCACCGACCCACAAGAAGCTGGATCCGGACAAGGTCGGGTCCCGCGACGAGTCCGAGGACGCGGTCGTGGGGAAGGGCCAGGTGGTCGACGGCCAGGCGGAGCCGGTTCAGCAGCAGCAGGAGGCACCGCAGCAGGTTTCCGGGCAGCGCCCGGGCGTCGGTGAGCAGGCGGGCCGCACCGAGGCCGTCGCGGACGAGCGCCCCTACCGCCCTTCGGGGCAGGAGGAGCCCGCGCAGTCTCCCGGGGAGTCCGAACGGACGAGCGTGCTCGGCAACGCACGTGGCCCGATGCCCTCCGGAGGGGACAGCGGAGCTGCCGCTGCCGACGCCGAGCGTTCGGAACAGCACTTCGGGACGGGCGAACAGCGTTCCGGGCAACCCGGTGCAGGCCCCATCGGCAACGACGGATCCACGATCTCCGGGGAGCAGCAGGGTGGGGGTGCGCAGCGGCCCACGGGCGGTTACCCGGCCAACCCCAACGCGAATTCCGCCGCGAACCCCACCGCGAATTCCACCGGATTCGGTGGATCGTTGCTCGGGCGTTCGCGCAACCAGAACGACGACGACAACGACGACGAGGTGGACATCCCGCCGTTCATGCGGCGGTGA